One region of Camelina sativa cultivar DH55 chromosome 6, Cs, whole genome shotgun sequence genomic DNA includes:
- the LOC104790183 gene encoding aspartyl protease family protein 2-like — MFPLIFLSLFLLPTANLAAVSNDGKYLKLPLLRKSPFPSPTQALALDTRRLHFLSLRRKPIPFIKSPVVSGASSGSGQYFVDLRIGQPPQSLLLIADTGSDLVWVKCSACRNCSHHSPATVFFPRHSSTFSPAHCYDPVCRLVPQPGRAPKCNHTRIHSTCHYEYGYADGSLTSGLFGRETTSLKTSSGKEAKLKNVAFGCGFRISGQSVSGTSFNGAHGVMGLGRGPISFASQLGRRFGNKFSYCLMDYTLSPPPTSYLIIGDGGGRGGEQINAVSKLLFTPLLTNTFSPTFYYVKLRSVSVNGAKLRIDPSIWEIDSSGNGGTVVDSGTTLAFLADPAYRLVLAAIRRRIKLPNADELTPGFDLCLNVSGVSKPEKLLPRLKFEFSGGAVFVPPPRNYFIETEEEVQCLAIQSVNPKVGFSVIGNLMQQGFLFEFDRDRSRLGFSRRGCALP, encoded by the coding sequence ATGTTTCCTCttatcttcctctctctcttcctcctcccgACGGCGAATCTCGCCGCCGTGAGTAACGACGGCAAGTACTTAAAGCTTCCGTTGTTACGCAAATCTCCGTTTCCTTCTCCGACGCAAGCTTTGGCTCTAGACACTCGCCGTCTCCATTTCCTCTCTCTCCGCCGTAAACCCATCCCGTTCATTAAATCTCCGGTGGTCTCCGGCGCATCTTCCGGGTCGGGTCAATACTTTGTGGATCTTCGAATCGGACAACCGCCTCAGTCGTTACTTCTAATCGCCGATACAGGAAGCGATCTCGTTTGGGTGAAATGCTCAGCTTGTCGGAACTGTTCACATCATTCTCCGGCCACCGTCTTCTTCCCTCGCCACTCCTCAACGTTTTCTCCCGCTCATTGCTACGACCCGGTTTGCCGTTTAGTGCCTCAACCTGGTCGGGCTCCGAAATGTAACCATACCCGGATCCATTCCACGTGTCATTATGAGTATGGCTACGCAGACGGTTCATTAACTTCAGGTTTATTCGGTagagaaacgacgtcgttgaaGACAAGCTCTGGTAAAGAGGCGAAACTTAAAAACGTCGCTTTCGGATGCGGGTTTCGGATCTCGGGTCAATCTGTATCGGGTACTAGCTTTAATGGAGCCCATGGAGTAATGGGCTTGGGCCGTGGGCcaatttcttttgcttctcaGTTGGGTCGTCGTTTTGGTAACAAGTTTTCTTATTGCTTAATGGATTATACTCTCTCTCCGCCCCCTACAAGTTACCTCATCATCGGTGACGGCGgcggaagaggaggagaacaAATCAACGCCGTTTCGAAGCTTCTCTTCACCCCGTTGCTAACGAATACGTTCTCTCCGACGTTTTACTACGTTAAATTGAGATCCGTCTCCGTCAACGGTGCGAAGCTACGAATCGATCCTTCGATTTGGGAGATCGACAGTTCAGGTAACGGCGGAACCGTCGTGGATTCCGGGACAACCTTAGCGTTTTTAGCCGATCCGGCGTATCGATTGGTTTTAGCGGCGATTCGACGACGGATCAAGCTCCCTAACGCGGATGAACTGACTCCCGGATTTGATCTGTGTTTAAACGTCTCTGGCGTTTCGAAACCGGAGAAGTTATTGCCGAGGTTGAAATTCGAATTTTCCGGCGGTGCGGTGTTCGTTCCGCCGCCGAGGAATTACTTTATCGAGACGGAGGAGGAGGTTCAGTGTCTGGCGATTCAATCGGTGAATCCAAAAGTTGGATTCTCGGTGATCGGGAATTTGATGCAGCAAGGTTTCTTGTTTGAATTCGATAGAGATAGATCACGGTTAGGTTTTTCTCGCCGTGGTTGTGCTTTACcgtga
- the LOC104790184 gene encoding transcription factor AIG1-like: MYAMKEEDCLQTFHNLQDYQDQFLLHHHPQILPWSSSSLPSFDPTHFPSNPTRYSDPVHCFDRRASASSSSFNYNDSFVSPPPSMEHHQNHLRILSEALGPIMRRGSSFGFDGEIMGKLSAQEVMDAKALAASKSHSEAERRRRERINTHLAKLRSILPNTTKTDKASLLAEVIQHMKELKRQTSLITDTCQVPTEPDDLTVDSAYNDEEGNLVIRASFCCQDRTDLMHDVINALKSLRLRTLKAEIATVGGRVKNVLFLSREDDEEDHDGDDMEGYDAERMMNDRVSSIEEALKAVIEKCVHNNDESNDNNNLEKSSSGSIKRQRTSKMVNRCYN, translated from the exons atgtatgcaatgaaagaagaagattgtctTCAAACATTTCACAACTTACAAGACTACCAAgaccagtttcttcttcatcaccatccTCAGATCCTCCCTTGGTCGTCATCATCTTTACCTTCTTTTGACCCGACCCATTTCCCATCTAACCCGACCCGTTATTCTGACCCAGTTCACTGCTTTGACAGAAGAGCTtctgcgtcttcttcttcctttaactATAACGACAGTTTcgtctctcctcctccttccatGGAGCATCATCAGAACCATCTGAGGATTCTGTCCGAAGCTCTTGGACCCATCATGCGTCGGGGCTCGTCCTTTGGGTTCGATGGTGAGATCATGGGAAAATTGAGTGCACAAGAAGTCATGGATGCTAAGGCTTTAGCTGCTTCCAAGAGTCATAGTGAAGCtgagagaagaagacgagagcGAATCAACACTCACCTTGCTAAGTTGCGTAGTATTCTACCAAACACAACCAAA ACGGATAAAGCTTCGTTGCTAGCGGAAGTGATCCAACACATGAAGGAGCTAAAACGACAGACATCACTTATCACGGACACGTGTCAAGTCCCCACAGAGCCCGACGATCTGACCGTGGATTCGGCTTACAACGACGAAGAAGGAAACTTGGTGATAAGAGCTTCCTTTTGCTGCCAGGACAGGACTGACCTCATGCATGACGTCATTAATGCCTTGAAGTCTCTTCGCCTTCGAACTCTCAAAGCTGAGATCGCAACCGTAGGTGGTCGTGTCAAGAACGTCCTGTTTTTGAGCcgagaagacgatgaagaggatCATGATGGTGACGATATGGAAGGCTATGATGCAGAGAGGATGATGAATGATCGTGTGAGTTCGATAGAAGAAGCGTTAAAGGCGGTTATAGAGAAGTGTGTCCATAATAATGATGAAAGCAATGATAACAATAACTTGGAGAAGTCATCTTCAGGGAGTATTAAGAGACAAAGGACTAGTAAGATGGTAAATCGATGTTACAATTAG